Proteins encoded together in one Fusobacterium sp. IOR10 window:
- the plsY gene encoding glycerol-3-phosphate 1-O-acyltransferase PlsY translates to MIVNIFLVVLAYVLGSIPNGVWIGKTFKGIDIRTVGSKNSGATNAYRNLGAKYGIATLLLDALKGFLPVYIAYKVGANSSFIVFMGLIAILAHSFSCFLNFKGGKGVATSLGVFLFLSPKGVLVALVGFLIVLYFTRYVSLSSVTGAVILPIMVYILPVREGVDKGTLCVLVTIIGAFVIYKHKANIFRLLNGTESKIVFK, encoded by the coding sequence ATGATTGTAAATATATTTTTAGTAGTATTAGCTTATGTATTAGGTTCAATACCTAATGGAGTTTGGATTGGTAAAACTTTTAAAGGGATAGACATTAGAACAGTGGGAAGTAAAAACTCAGGTGCAACAAATGCCTATAGAAATTTAGGTGCTAAGTATGGAATTGCCACTTTGTTACTAGATGCTCTAAAGGGGTTTTTACCTGTATACATTGCATATAAAGTAGGAGCAAATTCAAGTTTCATAGTTTTTATGGGACTGATAGCAATATTAGCTCATTCTTTTTCTTGCTTTTTAAATTTTAAAGGTGGAAAGGGAGTAGCAACAAGTTTAGGAGTATTTCTATTCTTATCTCCAAAGGGAGTTTTAGTTGCTTTAGTAGGTTTTTTAATAGTTCTTTACTTTACAAGATACGTGTCGTTATCATCTGTTACAGGTGCTGTAATACTACCAATAATGGTGTATATATTACCTGTTAGAGAAGGAGTTGATAAAGGAACTCTTTGTGTTTTAGTTACAATAATAGGAGCCTTTGTTATATACAAGCATAAGGCAAACATTTTTAGATTGCTTAACGGAACAGAATCTAAAATAGTTTTTAAATAA
- a CDS encoding arsenate reductase ArsC has protein sequence MKYKVAFICVHNSCRSQMAEGWAKKLASDIFEVYSAGTENYGEVKPLAVEVMEEAGVSMKDHRPKLLSEIPSKVDILITMGCNVVCPYIPNKYKVDWGLDDPSGGTIEDFRKTRDLIKVKVEKLIQMVKNKEIKL, from the coding sequence ATGAAATACAAAGTTGCATTTATATGTGTTCACAATTCTTGTAGAAGTCAAATGGCTGAAGGATGGGCTAAAAAACTAGCCAGTGATATTTTTGAAGTTTATTCTGCTGGAACAGAAAATTATGGGGAAGTTAAACCTCTTGCAGTGGAAGTTATGGAAGAAGCAGGAGTTAGTATGAAAGATCATAGGCCAAAATTACTTTCAGAAATTCCTTCTAAAGTTGACATATTAATAACAATGGGATGCAATGTTGTTTGTCCATATATTCCAAATAAATATAAGGTAGATTGGGGACTTGATGATCCTTCTGGAGGAACTATAGAAGACTTTAGAAAAACAAGAGACCTTATAAAAGTAAAAGTAGAAAAATTAATACAAATGGTTAAAAATAAAGAAATAAAACTTTAA
- a CDS encoding MBL fold metallo-hydrolase yields MDTKEIFKITEIEKNTYRILELGGNYLTLLLGTKKAMLIDTGFGFYNSKKVVEKITDLPLIVVNSHGHLDHTGGNYLYNEIYINKNDLKTYSRYEKEKELMIETMKKRYDKLKKEYIWPEDFNGKEYVSKTTKKFIPMEDKVKFDLGDRIVEFNKIPGHTLGQMVAFDYQTRILFSSDAVASSLWMYYDEGISLMDYCNNIENLKKYPIKYILSAHLDTKFPMEIIDALQATIKARSAAKSRVFIHPRNKHKALLFKYNTENIKGFDKISSIPRMNLIYAPSLSTD; encoded by the coding sequence TTGGATACAAAAGAGATATTTAAAATTACAGAAATTGAAAAAAATACCTACAGAATTTTAGAACTTGGTGGAAATTATTTGACACTATTGCTTGGAACAAAAAAAGCAATGTTAATTGATACTGGTTTTGGCTTTTATAATTCAAAGAAAGTTGTAGAGAAAATTACTGATCTACCCCTTATTGTTGTTAACAGTCACGGTCACCTTGATCACACTGGAGGAAATTATTTATATAATGAAATCTATATTAATAAAAACGATCTTAAAACATATTCTCGATATGAAAAAGAAAAAGAATTAATGATTGAAACTATGAAAAAAAGATATGATAAATTAAAAAAGGAATATATTTGGCCTGAAGATTTTAATGGGAAAGAATATGTTTCTAAAACAACTAAGAAATTTATTCCCATGGAAGATAAAGTTAAATTTGATTTGGGAGATAGAATAGTTGAGTTTAATAAAATTCCTGGACATACCCTTGGACAAATGGTTGCCTTTGACTACCAAACTAGAATTCTATTTTCAAGTGATGCTGTGGCTTCTAGCCTTTGGATGTATTATGATGAGGGAATTTCTTTAATGGACTATTGTAATAACATTGAAAATCTAAAAAAATACCCTATTAAATATATTTTAAGTGCTCATTTGGACACTAAATTTCCTATGGAAATAATTGACGCCCTTCAAGCTACTATTAAAGCTAGAAGTGCTGCTAAAAGCCGTGTGTTCATCCACCCTAGAAACAAACATAAGGCTCTTTTATTTAAATACAACACTGAAAACATTAAGGGTTTTGATAAAATAAGTTCCATACCACGTATGAATTTAATATATGCACCTAGTTTATCAACTGATTAA
- a CDS encoding putative ABC transporter permease: MESVLKYSLIFLSCSIIGWVIEIIYRRYFGENKKFINPGFLFGPYLPIYGFGGIVLYILSNFQIDNVSRFFLIAGAMTLIEYIGGYIILKYYKVRLWDYRNEKFNHQGLVCVKYSLFWGILGEIFYIFLYFKIIDSVEFLYSNLSFSYFLGMFFGFFIVDIVIKFNLMNILKTAIDEIENTEFALNMDTFRLRVKERRRKINLGFRLIPTFHNINIKEVVKEISKEKIKNIKKNRNKEN, from the coding sequence ATGGAAAGTGTATTAAAGTATAGTTTGATATTTTTAAGTTGCAGTATAATAGGATGGGTTATAGAAATAATCTATAGAAGATATTTTGGAGAAAACAAAAAATTTATTAATCCTGGATTTTTATTTGGTCCATATTTACCTATATATGGATTTGGAGGAATAGTCCTATATATATTATCTAATTTTCAAATAGACAATGTAAGTAGATTTTTCCTAATTGCAGGGGCTATGACCCTAATAGAATATATTGGGGGATATATTATTTTAAAATACTATAAAGTTAGATTATGGGATTATAGAAATGAAAAATTTAACCACCAAGGATTAGTTTGTGTTAAATATAGTTTGTTTTGGGGGATACTAGGAGAAATTTTCTACATATTTCTATATTTTAAAATAATAGATAGCGTGGAATTTCTTTATTCAAACTTAAGTTTCTCATATTTTTTAGGAATGTTCTTTGGATTTTTCATTGTGGATATTGTTATAAAGTTTAATTTAATGAATATATTAAAAACTGCAATAGATGAAATAGAAAACACAGAATTTGCTTTGAATATGGATACTTTTAGGTTGAGAGTTAAGGAAAGAAGAAGAAAAATTAATTTGGGATTTAGACTGATACCTACCTTTCACAATATTAACATTAAAGAGGTAGTTAAAGAAATTTCCAAGGAAAAAATTAAAAACATAAAAAAGAATAGAAATAAAGAAAATTAG
- a CDS encoding NAD(P)H-dependent glycerol-3-phosphate dehydrogenase, with protein MEKIVVVGCGSWGTALALTLARKKCYEIHMWEHKKEVAEELQRTRENKLLKGVTLPENIYITSDKENLLKDAKAVIFSIPSQALRSVVSVFADQLRSDLVIVNTGKGLEISSEMRLSEVIKDEILGKYHKNIVVLSGPTHAEEVANDLPTTIVASGQLEKAKIIQEIFNSQKFRVYVNEDMIGVELGGAVKNCIALGAGIADGLKFGDNTKAALITRGIREMIRFGEACGANPKTFNGLSGIGDLIVTCASKHSRNRHVGEKLGQGKTLKEILEEMEMVAEGVPTVKAVHKKAEKLNVSMPITEAVYKILYEDKKATEMVEYLMSRELKEEF; from the coding sequence ATGGAAAAAATAGTAGTTGTTGGTTGTGGAAGCTGGGGAACAGCATTAGCGTTAACCTTAGCTAGAAAAAAATGTTATGAAATTCATATGTGGGAACACAAGAAAGAAGTAGCAGAGGAATTGCAAAGGACAAGGGAAAACAAACTATTAAAAGGAGTAACATTACCAGAAAATATTTATATTACCAGTGATAAAGAAAATTTGTTAAAGGATGCAAAAGCAGTTATTTTTTCAATACCTTCCCAAGCTTTAAGAAGTGTAGTAAGTGTCTTTGCTGACCAATTGAGATCTGATTTAGTAATAGTTAATACTGGAAAAGGTCTTGAAATATCAAGTGAAATGAGATTATCAGAGGTTATTAAGGATGAAATTTTAGGAAAGTATCACAAAAATATAGTTGTATTATCAGGACCAACTCACGCAGAGGAGGTAGCAAATGATTTACCTACAACAATTGTTGCATCAGGACAGTTGGAAAAGGCAAAAATAATTCAAGAAATTTTTAATTCTCAAAAATTTAGAGTTTATGTTAATGAGGATATGATAGGAGTTGAACTTGGAGGAGCTGTAAAAAATTGTATAGCCCTAGGAGCTGGGATAGCAGATGGTTTAAAATTTGGAGACAATACAAAGGCAGCTTTAATAACAAGGGGAATTAGAGAAATGATAAGATTTGGAGAAGCTTGTGGAGCCAATCCTAAAACTTTCAATGGACTATCAGGAATAGGAGACTTAATAGTTACTTGTGCAAGTAAACATAGTAGAAATAGACATGTTGGAGAAAAGCTTGGTCAAGGTAAAACTTTAAAAGAAATATTAGAAGAAATGGAAATGGTTGCAGAGGGTGTCCCAACTGTAAAAGCAGTACATAAAAAAGCTGAAAAATTAAATGTAAGTATGCCAATAACAGAAGCAGTTTATAAAATTTTATATGAAGATAAAAAAGCCACAGAAATGGTCGAATATTTAATGTCTCGTGAGTTAAAAGAAGAATTTTAA
- a CDS encoding RNA polymerase sigma factor RpoD/SigA codes for MEERDLVSLYLKDIRKYKILEKSEEEELLLKAKAGDSEAKNQLILCNLRLVVSVAKNYMSKGMNFIDLISEGNLGLIHAIDKFDLSKGYRFSTYAVWWIKQSITKAVINKGREIRIPSYKYDLFNKVNKIVMKNFVKDGKYVSEKKIAEEIGISEKKVKNIMQEFQEILSLNMEVGENIYLEDTLINKSSKNLEEKIMEKLGNEKVHEILDTLELREKEILKRRYGLDGYDINTLEEIGYEFKITRERVRQLEKKTLLKLRKKYNKDLGEILYRK; via the coding sequence ATGGAAGAAAGAGATCTAGTTTCTTTGTATTTAAAGGATATAAGGAAATATAAAATTTTGGAAAAATCAGAGGAAGAAGAACTATTATTAAAGGCAAAAGCAGGGGATAGTGAGGCTAAAAATCAACTTATTTTATGTAATTTAAGGCTTGTTGTAAGTGTGGCTAAAAATTACATGAGTAAAGGAATGAACTTTATAGATTTAATCAGTGAAGGGAATTTAGGATTAATACATGCAATAGATAAGTTTGATTTATCCAAGGGCTATAGATTTTCAACCTATGCAGTTTGGTGGATAAAACAATCTATCACTAAAGCAGTTATAAACAAAGGAAGAGAAATAAGAATCCCTTCTTATAAATATGATTTATTTAACAAAGTTAATAAAATAGTTATGAAAAATTTCGTAAAAGATGGGAAATATGTGTCTGAGAAAAAAATAGCTGAAGAAATTGGAATTAGTGAAAAAAAAGTAAAAAATATCATGCAAGAATTTCAAGAAATATTATCTCTTAACATGGAAGTTGGAGAAAATATCTATTTAGAAGATACTTTAATTAATAAAAGTAGCAAAAATTTAGAAGAAAAAATCATGGAAAAATTAGGTAATGAAAAAGTCCATGAAATTCTAGATACCTTGGAACTAAGGGAAAAAGAAATATTAAAAAGAAGATATGGACTAGATGGATATGATATTAATACTCTAGAAGAAATTGGATATGAATTTAAAATAACTCGTGAACGAGTTAGACAATTGGAAAAGAAAACCTTATTAAAATTAAGAAAAAAATATAACAAGGATTTAGGAGAAATATTATATAGGAAATAA
- a CDS encoding nitroreductase family protein, with product MEAIFNRRSVRKYTNQAVEEEKIIKLLRAAMQAPSAGNQQPWEFIVVQKKDTLKELSVTSPFAKFVEDAAIAIVLLSNEERLKYPENWQQDMGAAAENILIEATDLGLGAVWLGVAPFEERENHIEDIFQLNENLKPYCVIALGYPMEGSENKFIDRYDEKRVHFEKI from the coding sequence ATGGAAGCTATATTTAATAGAAGAAGTGTTAGAAAATATACGAATCAAGCAGTGGAAGAAGAAAAAATCATTAAACTTTTAAGAGCAGCCATGCAAGCTCCATCAGCAGGGAATCAACAACCATGGGAGTTTATAGTTGTGCAAAAAAAAGATACTTTAAAAGAACTTTCTGTAACAAGTCCTTTTGCAAAATTTGTTGAAGATGCAGCTATAGCAATAGTTTTATTATCAAATGAGGAAAGATTAAAATATCCTGAAAATTGGCAGCAAGATATGGGAGCAGCAGCTGAAAATATTTTAATAGAAGCTACAGATTTAGGATTAGGAGCAGTTTGGCTTGGAGTAGCACCCTTTGAAGAAAGGGAAAATCATATTGAAGATATCTTTCAATTAAATGAAAATTTAAAGCCTTATTGTGTAATTGCTTTAGGTTACCCAATGGAAGGATCAGAAAATAAATTTATTGATAGATATGATGAAAAAAGAGTACATTTTGAGAAAATTTAA
- the dnaN gene encoding DNA polymerase III subunit beta — MFLKINRSEFLKNLRIVEKAIGENKIRPILSCVYMRTEGTKLWFCGTNLELTIKTKMESEVFEEGRLVFQPQLIEEYIKEISDEFITLKTEDEILLIETEDSSSEFAIMDVEEYPTISNVNIEETEKCLTIKGNELLDVFEKVKFSAAASADNLSINCIRIDMSNKVARFISTDTYRLTYLIKEVESDSKMSVSVPLNTVDAITKLLKSDSIDPINISKRDNKIYFVSGEVEIISRTIELAFPNYEGILSGSLYNKTMVTTNEDVLKIFKRVLIFVKNNVESKNGAIFKFTQGRMVINGVSDIAKINEDSEVNFSGEDLKISLNVKFLLEFLQNLEKDDIITLEFKESNSSVRLTSKNNEDYIYVVMPLALKDI, encoded by the coding sequence ATGTTTCTAAAAATTAACAGAAGTGAATTTTTAAAAAATTTAAGAATTGTAGAAAAGGCTATTGGAGAAAATAAGATAAGACCAATTCTTTCTTGTGTTTACATGAGAACAGAAGGAACTAAACTTTGGTTTTGTGGAACTAATTTAGAATTAACAATAAAAACAAAAATGGAAAGTGAAGTGTTTGAAGAAGGAAGGTTAGTATTTCAACCACAACTTATAGAAGAATATATAAAGGAAATTTCAGATGAATTTATTACTTTAAAAACTGAAGATGAAATATTACTAATAGAAACTGAAGATTCCTCTTCAGAATTTGCAATTATGGACGTTGAAGAATATCCAACAATTTCAAATGTAAACATAGAAGAAACAGAAAAATGTCTTACTATTAAAGGAAATGAATTACTAGATGTATTTGAAAAGGTAAAATTTTCAGCAGCAGCAAGTGCAGATAATTTATCAATAAACTGTATTAGAATAGATATGTCTAACAAGGTAGCAAGATTTATATCCACAGATACTTATCGTTTAACTTATTTAATTAAAGAAGTTGAAAGTGATTCTAAGATGAGTGTGAGCGTTCCTTTAAATACTGTTGATGCTATAACTAAACTTTTAAAAAGTGACTCAATAGATCCAATAAACATTAGTAAAAGGGATAATAAAATTTACTTTGTTTCAGGGGAAGTTGAGATAATTAGTAGAACTATAGAGTTAGCTTTTCCAAATTATGAGGGAATATTAAGTGGTTCTTTATATAATAAAACAATGGTAACTACCAATGAAGATGTACTAAAAATATTTAAAAGAGTTTTAATTTTTGTTAAGAATAATGTTGAATCAAAAAATGGAGCTATATTTAAATTTACACAAGGTAGAATGGTAATTAATGGAGTTAGTGACATTGCTAAAATAAACGAAGATAGTGAAGTTAATTTTTCTGGAGAGGATTTAAAAATATCCCTTAATGTAAAATTCCTACTAGAATTTTTACAAAATTTAGAAAAAGATGACATTATAACTTTGGAATTTAAAGAATCAAATAGTTCTGTTAGATTAACTAGTAAAAATAATGAGGATTATATTTATGTTGTAATGCCTCTAGCTTTAAAAGATATATAA